From the genome of Malus sylvestris chromosome 13, drMalSylv7.2, whole genome shotgun sequence:
GCAAAATGTGAGTGAGAATAAGCACAACATAATTTCAGGAGGAACAATTTGGGGTAAGCCTTGAGCTGCACGTGTGCAGGGTGCAACTAAAACACCATATGCCACTAAGATATCATGACAGACATTAATAAGCATCTGCACTGAATGCTAAGGAATTAACAAGCTTAATTAGCGCAAGAAAGTAGAGCTACAATGAAAAGCAAATTACAGCTATTCTCAATAAGCTTTTCAGCAACAAAAAATTGTGCAACTGAAGATTTAAGTTAAAATAATATTAGGTAGATAAATATAAGATAGACTTTTACCGCAAGTAACTCTGGTGACTGCAGAGCCCTAGATAAGAACTCAGAAATGCTtccaaggtttaaactttttattTGCAGACACAGAGACTGCAGAGGTGTCCTCAAAATCTCTGGTAACTGATACTCTGCAAATGCGTCATACACACATCTAGGATAGAGATGATAACATTCCCCGGGCTGGACACGTCCTGCTCTTCCTCTTCTCTATAATATATAAGCAGAGAGGAGCGTAATTAATCAAGGTAACAGACTGAAACTTGAAATGTACTGAACATTAAGGAAAATCAAAGTGGCCCACATGAAATCACATAAGCATGCACACACATATAGAAAGAACAACATGTAAATAAGCGTTTATAGCCTGTCGCCCCTGTTGGGTGTTTAGTGTTTAGACAGAAACTCTAATGATCTCAAGAGAATTATAAAgtaaaaatgttaatttaatgGAAATTGtaattacaaaaataatttcTGCTACTCATTCTACCACACATGCATGCACACAATGATGTAGGTCAACAACCGAGGAATAGATTTCATCTAAGAGACAAAAATCTTCAGCCAGAACACGTCCTTACTTGTTGGGCAGAAACCTTGGAAATCCAGGAAGGAAGTAAACAAGGAGTATTATTCAGTGCGTCATATGAAGTCTCTTTTGCCTTTCCACAATCAAGTACAAAAACAACATCATTAATCGTGATGCTTGTCTCAGCAATATTAGTAGCCAGCACTATTTTCCTCACTCCATCCTCAGGCTCATCAAATATTAACCTCTGCATGCAGTCAACatggaaatgataaaaaaaaaaaagagaaaccaCCATATTAAACTGGCCTAAAAAGTAGATTTGGTAGTAATTCTTTCATTCAATAAAGGTGAAGACAAATTATGGcagtagtaattaattaattaccattAACTAAAATACATGCCTGAACAGCATACTACAAGcatacacaaataaattatGCTAGAGATAGTACAATTATCAGGGCATTAAAAAATTACCTGCTCAGTACTTGCCATAGAACCATGGCATGCTAGTAACAAGACTCGGCTTGGATCACCTAATAGAGGATTGGCATGTAACTTTTCCTTCAGAGAATTGATGTCATCCCACCCAGTCATAAAAACTAGAATGGCACCTGGCTTTTCACTCTCACAGATATTGCACAAGAGATACTCGATGAGATAAAAACCAATACCATCAGGATTCCAACATGCTAGAGACTCCTGAGTCTGTAGACTATACCCCTTAAAATCGGCTGCTTTAAGTGCATCCTGAATACATTACATGAGGGCAAAAATGAGAAGacagaaaatgaaaaagaacaaaaccatTTATGCAGTAACTTGTATACCTCAACAACAAAAGCAATTTGGCTTTTCCTCTTTCTTGGTGCCTGTTTGCTCATTTTCCACATCTTATCTTGACCATAATCATCAATCTGATTGTATGGAGTTAATTTGCAGCCCGTAATTTCCAGAACATCCTCCAGAAAATGAGTTTGAACTGGATATGTAAAACCCTAGTTTAGAGGGAAAGCAACAAAGATAGACAAACCATATCAAACATTAATATCTATCTCCACAATCGTCATTAAGACTTCCCTCGTGAAACAAACAGAAATATGCATTAATGCATAACACCCCTCAAATATAGAAGGTAATACACATTGTTAACGGAAATGCACTGGAATTTTAAACTTACTGGAACATGAATTATCTGAGCTCTGCCAAAGTAGGATGAGAAAAGCTCAGAATCTAGGGTTGCACTCATCAAAATCAGCCTCAGTTCTGGTCGCCGAGGAAGGAGATCCTTGAGAACAATAAGCAGAAAATCTGGCATCAAATTACTACAGTGAGAAATCACCCTTCATATTGAAAACTTGAAGCCTTGATCTAGCTCTAATTTACCTTCATTCATTCCACGTTCATGAATTTCATCAACAATCACATGAGTTACACCTTTCAAATTTCTATCAACTAGTAATCTTCTCAACAAAATGCCAGTGGTGCAAAAGAGAAGGCGAGTGTCCCTCCCCTTCATACCTTCTAAGCGAACCTTATACCCAATCTAAGACCAAAGGAATGCAAGGAAAaggttaaaagaaaaagaaaacatcaGAAGTTCTTTTTATCTGAAGGGTAATAATTTGATCAAGTATCTGAGGAAACTCACCGAGTCACCCAATTTCTCCCCTCTCTCTGAAGCAACTCTTTCAGAAACAGACATAGCAGATATTCGTCTAGGCTGTGTACATATAATACTACAAACAGCTCCACGAACAGCTTCTATCTCAGATTCTAAAATGAATTGTGGAATTTGAGTAGTCTTGCCACAGCCAGTTTCACCTGATATGATAACAACCTACAAGTACAAAAGTgccaaaaaattattatattgCCATGTTACAGACCACCTTTGCATAATTGAACTAAAATAATTGCATGATTCAGCATGTATCCATATCTACTACCTTACCTTTGAAAACAACccataaaacaaagaaaagaaagacaacGACTTAAGAGAGAGAAAAGCTGACCATCAACACAGGCCAACTACCGAATTGTAAAACTACGACCAAAGTCAGAACAAACGTCTCACATGAATTTTCCTGAAAATTTAATTACTAACCTGATCTCGTGAAATTGCTGCCAATAATGCATCCTTCTCTTTATAAGCAGGAAGACTTCTGCGAAGTTCAAGCATTTTTCTACCTTGAGGAGAttcctgaaagaaaaaaaaatattacaaataCATAGAACAAAACACATGAGTCATCGTATGAGTTATAACTGAATGCAGTCAATCATGCAGAGCAATATGCCAAGGTAAGACAAACCTGCCAAGCTTGTTGCTTATCACGCAGCTGCGTACTTGTCCGCCAAAGAAGCTTTTCCATAACACCCTTACTTGACGCGAATGATTCTGGTTGCTCAAAAAGCCCTTCATCAGTAGCAATGCTGCCACTACTGTTTGATATCGAAAAGGAAAGATCTTCCTTTGTCCTAGACTTCTGGGAAAGGAACTCTCCAAGATATCCCTCAACTCTCCTCAGCAACCCATGAGGCAAGGTCACCTTTCAAATTTAAAAACCTTCACTTAAGAACCGTGTAGAAAGAAGTACAAAGAACTCACACATTAAAAACATCATGAGGTGGAGGGAAGCTGTCCTAAACTCCTAGCTAATCCATCGTTACATTTTCATATAAGTAAACTAATCCGTTGGgacaaattaaaataagaaaCATGAAGTCAAGAAATAAGGGTTATCAACAAAGGGAATCACCATTAGCACTGGAACTCAGTAAATTAAAGGCAGTATAGATGGCTGTCAACTTCAAGAGTACAATAAACAGAAACTTCAACTTTAAGGAAAACAAAACGATCAGCATTACCTCTCTCTGAGGGCGCCTATCATCCAGATCAAATCTGTAGTTTGGCAGTGGGACCTTACTAAAAACAGCAACTTTCGAATATAGATGGCTGTCAAAAATGCTTACGGTCAGACTTCTATAAAGTTATCGAAACACTTACATGCTGACAAAAACCAAATATACCTATAAAGCCCCATTCTGCTTGCCAAAGCAGCTATTTTCTCAAAGTCGCATCTATCTTTTTTCTCCCTCGTAACCAATTCTTGCTTCTCCTTGTCACGTAACAGCGTGGTAAATTTCCGTTCCCACTCATTATCAGATGAGTAAGGAATCTGTGTCTGCAATATTCAGATAAACAAATACCATAAGCATTTATATATGTTACACCTTTCAACTGGATAGAAATCTCCGTAAACATCATGCCTTGATGCCTTAATAAACAGTCATAATGGTACGCCTTGGATTAACTTAAGAGGTAAGGGCTTGAAAAGGCTAAATTAGACACAGTATGCATTTCGAGCCATTAGCAGTTGATAAGAACTTCATACAGGGCAAAGGAAAACACTCCATCATATACTGTTTCCAAAATGAGAGGAAAATGAGGTTGCAAAACTCCCCATTCCAACCGGCTAAAATGACTTGCTTATCGGTAAATGCGGACTTGAAATGCCTTTGAGTATGCAACGGGAAGCAGTAAAAATGAAATTGATAGATTGAAGCAGCTTCGCATTGAGCTGCTAACCTGAACTCCACAAAATCTCTCCACTACTTTTCAATCACCATCCGCAACCTAATCGCATTAAGCTTCTCATAAACTGCCAGCAATGCATATCGAAAATCGACATAGCATTTCACATCACACTAAGTAAACGACTCAATCAACAACCAAATTAAAAGCTAAAATTGAAACACTCAACTACTACCACTTCAGAACTTCAGAACTTCAGAGTCTGAGGCCTAATTGAAACCCAATTACCAATTCACACTCAGTAAACACGCGGATTCCCCATTTAACAACTCTACACGCGCACACAATTCACCTATAAAAACTCACCGGATGCGACGGCAACTCAA
Proteins encoded in this window:
- the LOC126596499 gene encoding LOW QUALITY PROTEIN: DExH-box ATP-dependent RNA helicase DExH5, mitochondrial-like (The sequence of the model RefSeq protein was modified relative to this genomic sequence to represent the inferred CDS: deleted 2 bases in 1 codon), which encodes MQFKAESAALTCELEVHLTLRFRRGDSFGHSSDLERRHFAASPCMPSAFLLLLHPSPPSLQFPYASSPSPSHPKPIASSSKTSLLAMKDRPPSSYGSVYVPPHHRPRSAITTPNYTSPTSVGAKLRDNQTAAALNQRSSTIGALAYYQTQQQQQQHFQKPKLQHSSAYDDGVSEEVSDREVELPSHPTQIPYSSDNEWERKFTTLLRDKEKQELVTREKKDRCDFEKIAALASRMGLYSHLYSKVAVFSKVPLPNYRFDLDDRRPQREVTLPHGLLRRVEGYLGEFLSQKSRTKEDLSFSISNSSGSIATDEGLFEQPESFASSKGVMEKLLWRTSTQLRDKQQAWQESPQGRKMLELRRSLPAYKEKDALLAAISRDQVVIISGETGCGKTTQIPQFILESEIEAVRGAVCSIICTQPRRISAMSVSERVASERGEKLGDSIGYKVRLEGMKGRDTRLLFCTTGILLRRLLVDRNLKGVTHVIVDEIHERGMNEDFLLIVLKDLLPRRPELRLILMSATLDSELFSSYFGRAQIIHVPGFTYPVQTHFLEDVLEITGCKLTPYNQIDDYGQDKMWKMSKQAPRKRKSQIAFVVEDALKAADFKGYSLQTQESLACWNPDGIGFYLIEYLLCNICESEKPGAILVFMTGWDDINSLKEKLHANPLLGDPSRVLLLACHGSMASTEQRLIFDEPEDGVRKIVLATNIAETSITINDVVFVLDCGKAKETSYDALNNTPCLLPSWISKVSAQQRRGRAGRVQPGECYHLYPRCVYDAFAEYQLPEILRTPLQSLCLQIKSLNLGSISEFLSRALQSPELLAVQNAIEYLKITGALDEKENLTVLGRYLTMLPVEPKLGKMLLLGAIFNCLDPVLTIVSGLSVRDPFLTPFDKKDLAEAAKSQFSRDNSDHLALVRAYEGWKVAERDFAGYDYCWKNFLSAQSMKAIDSLRKEFFSLLRDTDLVDANTTTHNAWSYDEHLVRAVICCGLYPGICSVVHNEKSFSLKTMEDGQVLLYSNSVNARDSKIPYPWLVFNEKIKVNSVFLRDSTAVSDSVLLLFGGSFSKGDTDGHLKMLGGYLEFFMKPAVAEMYQCLKGELDQLIQIKLLNPRMDTHSYHELLSAMRFLLSEDQGEGRFVFGRQVLALSKSKPSVVAAQPALVSRTESGPGGDNSKSQLQTLLTRAGYNAPTYKTMQLKNSQFRATVEFNGMQIMGHPCNNKKSAEKDAAAEAIQWLVSGTQMGHEDINHMSMMLKRSKRDHN